The following proteins are co-located in the Vigna angularis cultivar LongXiaoDou No.4 chromosome 2, ASM1680809v1, whole genome shotgun sequence genome:
- the LOC108327462 gene encoding glutamate receptor 2.5-like: MDLALSKQVLAIIGTITHNEATLASEFNDKVKNIPILSLISSVTRAEQVSPLLPHFNQVGYNINLQMQCIAAIVGEFKWTKVTAIYELDNRFSSDPGILLNLSYSLRLVGSEIDNHVALPPLSSLLNPNSNIENELNRLKSRSNRVFLIVQSSLELANLLFEKAKQMGLMGKGSVWIIPDGIADHLDSVNPSAISNMQGVIGFKTPFLETSKAFRRFKLKFRRRFVFEFPEEENINPSSFALQSYNATWEVAQAAKESQGKLTLEQLLKSKISMNEKLRQSPTLSIINVVGKSYRELASWSPASGFSKTLVTEQMTEMNTNSASSGVLSTVYWPGGIQFVPKGWTHNTKERTLQIGVPANAAFTDFVNVEYDIKRNKTSFTGFSIDVFKAAVQTLPYNLNFSFVPFDGSYDEMVGQVYNKTLDAAVGDTSIMAYRYHLVDFSQPYVESGIDMVVTEQSAKLKETWLFLQVFTKEMWLMMAALHIFVGLVIWLIERQVNAELREFGSMLWFLVTVIFFVQREQIRSPLARIVLAPWLFVILIATSTFTASLTSMMTVSQLEPSVLDMHTLREKNYVVGCNGNSFILKYLTEVQKFKPENIRKIKSINDYPDAFRNKDIEAAFFIAPHTKVFLAKYACRGFIKAGNTFRLGGLGFAFPKGSNLATDISEALLKIIESGQTEQLEKDMLMVEVNRSCPTLESEKKNRSSTGFQPFLGIFCICSIVAILASLYSMICWLMNKVETFTSYMHVRLTLLGRMRRCTNTVFFRELLKTSIRKCKPDTVTINAEETVIDSQHSTVVIDAVLAANAS, translated from the exons ATGGATCTCGCCCTAAGCAAGCAAGTGCTAGCCATCATAGGTACAATAACACACAATGAAGCAACTCTCGCAAGTGAATTTAATgacaaagtaaaaaatattccTATCTTGTCTCTAATTTCATCTGTAACCAGAGCAGAGCAAGTATCACCTCTATTGCCTCACTTCAACCAAGTGGGATATAATATTAACCTTCAAATGCAATGCATTGCAGCCATTGTAGGAGAATTTAAATGGACAAAGGTGACAGCAATCTATGAACTTGATAACAGGTTTTCCTCTGATCCTGGGATCCTACTCAACCTCTCCTATTCTCTTAGACTTGTTGGTTCTGAGATTGACAATCATGTAGCTTTGCCTCCATTGTCCTCTCTATTAAACCCAAATTCTAACATTGAAAATGAGCTTAATAGGCTAAAAAGCAGGAGTAACAGGGTCTTCTTGATTGTGCAATCTTCTTTAGAGCTCGCTAACCTACTTTTTGAGAAAGCAAAGCAAATGGGTTTAATGGGAAAGGGTTCTGTGTGGATTATCCCAGATGGGATTGCTGATCATCTTGATTCAGTTAACCCGTCTGCTATCTCTAACATGCAAGGAGTTATTGGATTTAAGACACCCTTCTTGGAAACAAGCAAGGCATTTAGACGGTTCAAGTTAAAATTTCGTAGAAGGTTTGTCTTCGAGTTCCCGGAAGAAGAGAACATTAACCCAAGTTCCTTTGCACTTCAATCGTATAATGCAACCTGGGAAGTTGCTCAAGCTGCAAAGGAATCACAAGGGAAGTTAACCCTTgaacaattattaaaaagtaaaatctcCATGAATGAAAAATTACGGCAATCACCAACCCTCAGCATAATTAACGTGGTAGGAAAAAGTTACAGAGAGTTGGCATCATGGTCTCCCGCATCAGGTTTCTCCAAAACCCTTGTTACAGAACAGATGACAGAGATGAACACAAACAGTGCTTCAAGTGGAGTTTTGAGCACAGTTTATTGGCCAGGAGGCATACAATTTGTTCCTAAGGGATGGACTCACAACACCAAAGAGAGGACATTACAAATAGGAGTTCCTGCAAATGCTGCATTTACTGATTTCGTGAATGTGGAATATGATATTAAGAGGAACAAAACTTCTTTTACCGGATTCTCAATTGATGTCTTTAAAGCAGCTGTTCAAACTTTGCCTTATAATTTGAATTTCTCGTTTGTTCCCTTCGATGGATCTTATGATGAAATGGTAGGCCAAGTCTACAATAAG ACATTGGATGCTGCTGTCGGAGATACATCTATAATGGCATACAGATATCATTTAGTTGACTTCTCACAACCGTATGTTGAATCTGGCATTGATATGGTGGTTACAGAGCAGTCAGCTAAATTAAAGGAAACATGGCTTTTTTTACAAGTCTTCACAAAAGAGATGTGGTTAATGATGGCAGCATTACACATTTTTGTGGGACTCGTCATATGGTTGATCGAAAGGCAAGTTAATGCAGAACTAAGAGAGTTCGGGTCCATGCTTTGGTTCTTAGTCACCGTAATATTCTTTGTACAGA GAGAACAAATTAGAAGCCCCTTGGCTCGAATTGTGCTGGCACCATGGTTATTTGTGATCCTCATTGCAACTAGTACTTTCACAGCAAGTTTGACATCTATGATGACTGTTTCACAACTAGAGCCATCTGTGTTAGATATGCACACCCTTCGGGAAAAAAATTATGTAGTTGGTTGTAATGGAAATTCGTTCATTTTGAAGTATTTGACTGAGGTACAAAAATTCAAGCCTGAGAACATTAGGAAAATTAAGTCTATAAATGATTACCCTGATGCCTTTCGGAACAAAGATATCGAAGCTGCTTTCTTTATTGCACCTCACACTAAGGTCTTTTTGGCAAAGTACGCATGCAGGGGTTTTATCAAAGCAGGGAACACTTTCAGGCTTGGCGGCTTGGGTTTT GCATTTCCCAAGGGTTCAAATCTGGCTACTGACATATCCGAAGCATTGCTGAAAATAATAGAGAGTGGACAGACCGAACAACTAGAAAAAGATATGCTAATGGTAGAAGTCAATCGCAGTTGTCCTACTTTAGAGAGCGAGAAAAAAAATAGGTCATCGACTGGTTTTCAACCTTTCCTTGGCATATTTTGCATCTGTTCTATTGTTGCTATTCTGGCATCGTTATATAGTATGATTTGTTGGTTGATGAACAAGGTAGAGACCTTCACTAGCTACATGCATGTAAGATTGACACTATTAGGGAGAATGCGGAGATGCACAAACACAGTTTTTTTCCGGGAGCTGCTCAAGACTTCAATCAGGAAGTGTAAACCCGACACAGTAACAATAAATGCAGAGGAAACAGTCATTGATAGTCAGCATAGTACAGTAGTTATAGATGCAGTATTGGCTGCTAATGCTTCCTGA
- the LOC108327463 gene encoding glutamate receptor 2.5, with amino-acid sequence MGGTSLLSQSIFFFVLHLFAWPGFLLANETTHQCLNTHIKNIGVVLDLDSLMGKQQKVAMEIAVQEFNSFSCSKLELNIQNSKGISARAISTALNLTQSKQVLALIGTITHNEAIIASELNDTIKNIPILSLTSPISNMEMLSPQLPNFIQFGNDIKIHMQCISAIVGEFRWRKVTTIYELNNMFSFDPEMVLDLSYSLRLVGSQIDDHLPFPSLPYLSDPKSTIENGLKKLKRKSNRVFLILQSSLEMANILFEKAKQMGLMEKDSVWVIPDGVASLLDSVNSTVIINMQGVIGFKTHFIETSEKFRRFKFKFRRRFALEFAEEDNISPSFFALQSYDATWVVAQATRKSQWKFNLEQLSKTNLSNNRKLQQSPIFSIINVIGKSYRELGLWSPELGLTKSLVTEQLPEIMKTHGASTKVLSTIYWPGGLQFVPKGWTHNTEEKILQIAVPANGAFHQFVNVTYDQNTNNTYITGFSIDVFKAAINTLPYDLNYTFVPFNGSYDEMVEKVYNKTLDAAVGDTSIMAYRYHLVDFSQPYLESGLNMVVPEQSKKSKEAWMFFDAFTKEMWLMMTTLHIFVGLVIWLIERQVNAELKGLGSMLWFLVTVIFYAHREPIRSPLARTVMAPWLFVILIATSTFTASLTSMMTFSQLVPSVLDIQTLQKRNSPVGCNGNSFIVKYLTEVLNFKPENIRKIYSVSDYPKAFQNKYIEAAFLSTPHTKVFLAKYSCKGLIKAGNTFKLGGIGFVFPKGSNLAADISEALLKVIESGEIEELEKEMLGGNSTCSPLQNKMKDGSSTGFEPFLGLFCICAVVSILALLYNMICVFMNDVETFTNYIHVTLTPLRRIYIWTSASFTWICSTLQWGSIRSVITTTITRNAEETTINSQQSTMTVEVTDVVLASHSS; translated from the exons ATGGGAGGGACTAGTCTCTTGTCACAATCTATCTTCTTCTTTGTGTTGCATTTGTTTGCATGGCCAGGGTTTCTACTGGCTAATGAAACAACACACCAGTGCCTAAACACTCATATTAAGAACATAGGTGTTGTTCTTGATTTGGATTCACTAATGGGTAAGCAACAGAAAGTAGCCATGGAAATTGCAGTCCAAGAGTTCAATAGCTTCAGTTGTTCAAAGCTGGAATTGAATATTCAAAATTCCAAGGGGATTTCGGCTAGAGCAATATCCACTG CTTTGAATCTCACACAGAGCAAGCAAGTGCTTGCCCTCATTGGAACAATAACACACAATGAAGCAATAATTGCAAGTGAGTTAAATGACACTATAAAGAATATTCCTATACTGTCTCTAACTTCCCCCATATCCAACATGGAGATGTTGTCTCCACAATTGCCAAACTTCATCCAATTTGGCAATGATATCAAGATTCATATGCAATGCATTTCAGCCATTGTAGGAGAATTCAGATGGAGAAAGGTGACAACAATCTATGAACTCAATAACATGTTTTCCTTTGATCCAGAAATGGTACTTGACCTCTCCTATTCTCTTAGACTTGTTGGCTCTCAGATTGATGATCATTTACCGTTCCCTTCATTGCCCTACCTCTCAGACCCAAAATCTACCATTGAAAATGGGCTTAAAAagcttaaaagaaaaagtaacagGGTCTTCTTGATTCTGCAATCTTCTTTGGAGATGGCTAACATACTATTTGAGAAAGCAAAACAAATGGGTTTGATGGAAAAAGATTCTGTTTGGGTTATCCCAGATGGGGTTGCTAGCCTTCTTGATTCGGTTAACTCAACTGTTATCATTAACATGCAAGGAGTTATTGGATTTAAGACACATTTCATTGAAACAAGTGAAAAATTTAGGAGATTCAAGTTTAAATTTCGAAGAAGGTTCGCGTTGGAGTTCGCTGAAGAAGATAATATTAGCCCGAGTTTCTTTGCACTACAATCGTATGATGCAACTTGGGTTGTTGCTCAAGCTACAAGGAAATCACAGTGGAAGTTTAACCTTGAACAATTATCTAAAACTAATCTCTCCAACAATAGAAAATTACAACAATCACCAATCTTCAGCATAATTAATGTGATAGGTAAAAGCTACAGAGAGTTGGGATTATGGTCTCCAGAACTAGGTTTGACAAAAAGCCTTGTTACAGAACAACTACCAGAGATAATGAAGACACATGGTGCTTCAACTAAAGTTTTGAGTACAATTTATTGGCCAGGTGGCTTGCAGTTTGTTCCTAAGGGATGGACTCACAACACTGAGGAGAAGATATTGCAAATAGCAGTGCCTGCAAATGGTGCCTTTCATCAATTTGTAAATGTGACATATGATCAAAACACAAATAACACTTATATTACCGGTTTCTCAATTGATGTCTTCAAAGCAGCCATTAATACTTTGCCTTATGACTTGAATTACACATTTGTTCCCTTCAATGGTTCTTATGATGAAATGGTAGAGAAAGTCTACAATAAG ACATTGGATGCTGCTGTCGGAGATACATCAATAATGGCATACAGATATCATTTAGTGGACTTCTCACAACCATATCTTGAATCTGGCCTGAACATGGTGGTTCCAGAGCAatcaaaaaaatcaaaggaagCATGGATGTTTTTTGATGCCTTCACGAAAGAGATGTggttgatgatgacaacactgCACATTTTTGTTGGATTGGTCATTTGGTTGATTGAGAGGCAAGTTAATGCAGAACTAAAAGGATTGGGGTCCATGCTTTGGTTTTTAGTCACTGTAATATTCTATGCACATA GAGAACCAATTAGAAGCCCTTTGGCTCGAACTGTAATGGCACCATGGTTATTCGTTATCCTCATTGCAACCAGTACTTTCACAGCAAGTTTGACTTCAATGATGACTTTTTCACAGCTAGTGCCATCTGTTTTAGATATCCAAACCCTTCAGAAAAGAAATTCCCCGGTTGGTTGTAATGGAAATTCATTCATTGTGAAGTATTTGACTGAGGTACTAAATTTCAAGCCAGAGAACATCAGAAAAATTTACTCTGTAAGTGATTACCCTAAGGCCTTTCAAAATAAGTATATTGAAGCAGCTTTCCTTAGTACGCCTCATACAAAGGTATTTCTGGCAAAGTACTCATGCAAGGGTCTCATCAAAGCAGGCAACACTTTCAAGCTTGGTGGCATAGGTTTT GTATTTCCAAAGGGTTCCAATCTGGCTGCCGACATATCTGAGGCATTGCTGAAAGTGATAGAGAGTGGAGAGATAGAAGAACTAGAAAAAGAGATGTTAGGAGGCAATTCAACTTGCTCTCCTTTACAGAACAAAATGAAAGATGGGTCATCAACAGGATTTGAACCTTTCCTTGGCCTATTTTGCATATGTGCTGTTGTTTCTATTTTAGCATTGTTATATAATATGATTTGTGTGTTCATGAATGATGTAGAGACATTCACTAACTATATACATGTAACATTGACACCATTGAGGAGAATCTATATATGGACAAGTGCATCTTTTACATGGATTTGTTCAACACTACAATGGGGGAGTATTAGAAGTGTAATTACTACCACAATAACAAGAAATGCAGAGGAGACTACCATTAATAGTCAACAAAGTACGATGACTGTTGAGGTCACTGATGTTGTATTGGCTTCTCATTCTTCCTAA